The Candidatus Manganitrophaceae bacterium DNA segment AATACCGACGGGACAGGTATTGAGATGACACTTGCGCATCATGATACATCCTTCAACGATCAAGGGTGCGGTTGAGAAGCCATATTCTTCTCCACCCAAGAGGGCGCCGATGATGACATCTCGTCCGGTCTTGAACTGCCCATCCACCTGAATCCGCGTCCTGCCGCGAAGATCATTCAAAACAAGCGTCTGTTGGGTTTCTGCCAGTCCGAGTTCCCAGGGTAGGCCGGCATGTTTAATCGAGGAGAGGGCAGCGGCGCCGGTTCCTCCGGAACCCCCTGCAATGAGGATAAGGTCGGCATGCGCCTTCGAGACACCGGCGGCCACGGTACCAACCCCGACCTCGGCCACCAGCTTGACACTCACCATCGCCTTCGGATTGACATTTTTCAAGTCATATATAAGTTGTGCCAGGTCTTCAATAGAATAAATATCGTGGTGAGGCGGCGGCGAGATCAGCGTAACGCCAGGGGTCGAAAAACGCAGGCCCGCAATGACCTCATCAATCTTATGACCCGGAAGCTGCCCCCCTTCACCCGGTTTTGCCCCCTGGGCCATCTTGATTTGCAGCTCTTTGGCATTGACGAGGTAATGCGTGGTAACGCCGAAGCGTCCGGAAGCCACCTGTTTAATCGCGCTGTTGCGGTCATCTTTGAACCGCTCCGGGTCTTCTCCGCCTTCTCCGGTATTACTGCGGCCCCCCATACGATTCATCGCGATGGCGAGGGTCTCGTGGCTCTCTTTGCTGATCGCCCCGTAGGACATTGCCCCGGTTGTGAAGCGTTTTACGATTTCAGAGGCCGGTTCCACCTCGTCGATGGGGATGGGGTTTGTCTCTTTAAATTCAAGAAGGCCCCGAATATTGGAACGTCGCTTCGATTGATCATCGACGATGCGGCTGAATTCCTTATAAGTGGCATAACTGTTCGTCTGAGACGCGTGTTGCAGGCTGGCAATGGTTTCAGGATTCCAGTTGTGACGTTCTCCCTGATTTCGATAATGATATTCCCCGCCAAAGTCGAGCTGGCGCACTGGCTGGTAGGTATGATAGGCCAACTTATGGCGGCGAAGCGACTCTTCGGCAATGGTCTCTATTCCGATTCCAGAGATTCTGGAGGCGGTTCCGGCAAAGTAGCGGTCGATTGTTTCTGTATCGAGCCCGATGGCCTCATAGATTTGGGCCCCGCAATAGCTCTGGACGGTGGAGATTCCCATTTTTGAGAATATTTTCAGGAGCCCTTTGTTAATGGCCTTGATATATTTTACTTCCGCTGTTTCTTCATCAATGGCTTCTGGGAAATAAGCTTCCCGTGCCATATCCGTCAATGTCTCGAAGGCCAGATAGGGATTGACGGTTCCGGCACCGTATCCAATCAAGAGGGCGAAGTGCGAGATCTCTCTGGCCTCACCGGTTTCCACAATCAGGCCGACCTCTGTTCTCAATGAGGTTCGTATGAGATGATGATGAACCGCAGAGACGGCCAGAAGAGAGGGGATCGGGGCCCACTCCTCATTGATTCCGCAATCGCTCAGGATGATAAATTTATATCCGGCTTGGATGGCTTCCGTGGCCTGTTCACAGAGTTTATCGAGGGCAACAACCATCTCTTTGGGACCTTTGGCGGCCAGGAAGAGCATCTTGAGCGTGATTGTTCTGAAGTGTCCATCGGAGATCTGCCGGATTTTTTCGATGTCTGCGTTGGTTAAGATCGGTTGTTGGACCTTGATCCGCCTCGCGTGTTCCGGGGTCTCTCCGAGAAGGTTCGCCTTGGGGCCGATCGTCGTGATCAGGGACATGACCAGGTGTTCCCGGATGGGATCAATCGGCGGATTGGTGACCTGCGCAAAGAGCTGTTTAAAGTATTTAAAGAGGAGTTGGGGCGCGTCTGATAAAACGGCCAGCGGGGTGTCATCTCCCATCGAGCCGGTGGGTTCTTCCCCGGTGACGGCCATGGGAATCATGAGCATCTTCAGGTCTTCAATCGTGTAGGCGAAGGTTTGCTGTCGTTGTCGTAAGGTGGCATGGTCCGGTTGAAGGAGATTCAGGGGCTCCGGAAGTTCGCTGACGCTGATCCGGTTTGAAGCAACCCATTCGCGATAGGGTTTCTGAGAAGCGATCTGTGACTTGATTTCCTCATCGTCAATAATGCGGCCCTGTTCGGTGTCGACCAGGAACATCTTGCCGGGTTGTAAGCGGCCCTTGGCTCGGATTTCTTCGGGCTTGAAGGAGAGGACGCCGGCTTCAGAAGAGAGGACGGCCAGATCGTCTTGCGTGACCAGGTAGCGTGCAGGTCGAAGGCCGTTTCGGTCGAGGGTTGCGCCGATGACTTTGCCATCTGTAAATGCAACGGCGGCCGGTCCATCCCATGGCTCCATCATGGCGGCGTGATATTCATAAAATCCTCTCCGGTCGTGATCCATATGCGGGTCGCCGGCCCAGGCCTCCGGAATCAACATCATCATGGCATGGGGGAGAGATCGTCCTCCCATGACGAGAAATTCGAGTGCGTTGTCGAAACAGGCCGAATCGCTCTGATCTTCATAGATAATCGGAAAGAGCTTTTCCAGGTCGTCGTCTCCAAAAAGTTTGGAGTGAAAACGTCCTTGTCGCGCCCGGATCCAATTGACATTTCCCTTTAAGGTATTGATCTCCCCGTTGTGGCAGACATAGCGGTAGGGATGCGCGAGGGGCCAGGTCGGGAAGGTATTGGTCGAGAAGCGGGAGTGGACGAGGGCCAGGGCGCTGACGGTTTCCTTGTCAGAGAGGTCCGGATAGAAGAGCGGGACCTGCTCCGGGAGGAGGAGTCCTTTATAGACGATGGTTTGACAGGAAAGACTGACGATGTAGAACAAAGATTTTTCTTCAATGGCCGAGGCGCGCACGGCGTTTTCCATCCGCCGGCGAATGACATAGAGTTTTCGTTCGAAGGCCTTCTCGTCGAGGACATCCCGCGCGATGAAGACCTGTCGGATTGCCGGCAGTGTTTTCCGGGCAAGCTCGCCGAGATGCTTTTCTTGGGTCGGGACGTCACGCCACCCTAAAACGCGTTGACCCTCATCTATAATTGTCTTTTCGAAGAGCTGCTCACACGCGTGGCGGTCTGAGGGGTCGGATGGAAGGAAGACCATGCCGATCCCGTACGCGCCCGCGGGAGGAAGATGAATACCGATTCCGGAAGTTGCTCTGTCTAAAAAGGCATGTGGAATCTGAAGCAAGATCCCGGCCCCGTCACCGGTGCAGGGATCGCAGCCGGCGGCCCCCCGATGCGCAAGGTTCTCAAGTATCTCGAATCCCTTTTTGATAATATCCTGTGTGCGGACCCCCTTGATATTGACCACGAATCCAATGCCGCAGCCGTCTTTTTCATAACGGGGGTCATAGAGCCCCTGTTTCGGGGGAAGGCCCATTGCATGTTTTTTAAAAACGTTTTGACTCATTCGATTGAGAATTCCTGTCTTATTGACGTTGTTTCAGGACGCAGCCTTTAATGTAAGAAAAGTGCCCTTTCCAGGAGGGGATGTTGATCCAACTGTCACTATACTGTGGTTTTGAGCATTAACAAAGGATTATAAGGCAAAAAGGGGGTTCTTGAAAAGGATTTTCTTCACCCCGTAATCTCATCCTGGGGATTGATGCTGTTTCCATTGTCTGTCCCTTCAATCTGCTATAGGTTGGAGGTAGGCTATATGACTGGAAGTCTATAAGTTCGGAGCTCATGGGCAATCAGGTGTGAAAACATGGAAAAGACAAGGAAAATCCGATTGGATCTATTCTGACCTGATGATCTGAGATTGTTATCTTATTCAGCAGAAGCCACCTTTGATTGCTTGTTGTATCCTGATGAGCTCCTATCTATTTGACTTTTCGGACTAAATTTAATATCCCTGAAAAAAGGCGTAAACTTATAAGGCTAATAGGGCGCCTAGTATAATGTTAGGGCTACGCAAGTTCATGGAACACAAACTATATTTTCACCTGGTAACATAACCAGATCCAGCCAAAATGAATCTTGGAAAGACATTGATTCACTTGATATAGCTGTTTGGGAAAATGCTGTAGAATTATTAAGAAATAGAAATTATTTCCATTCAAACTGTCATGTAAATATTAGCGTTGATTGGAAGGAAGTATTAGATCGGGTCAAGGAACATGCGGAACTAAATATTGGATTTCACCGGGTGTTGGAAGAAGAGGGGGATTTAGAGGCCTGGTATACAAGAATTCCTATCAGAAGTTTTCTGATGTGCCCTGTTCTGTTGTCATAAATGGGAGTAACGAATTAACTAAGTGTGGATGGTATCCACGATTTTTTGCTGAAAGGTATATATTACGACTTTTTTTCTATCATGAATTTTTCTGTCCCCGGTTCATGTGATTGCCTAAATATAAAAATTTGTTCTAAATCATCTGATGACAGTAATCATTTTAAGCTATCTAGCCATAACTTTGAAATAGGATATTACTCATCTCTAAACGGAAAGAAGCCCAATATTTCCACCTTGTCCTTAAAAGACGTATTGGAATGGTTTAAGGTTCTAGACTTGGGTATAAAGCAGAAGGCAGAATCTTCATTAGAAAGAGCATTGTTTTCATTGTTCCATATGTGTCGTCTGGATGGAGATGTAACAACAATAATATGGATATTTCATGCGCTGGAGGCGTTATATAAAACTAAAGTCGGTGAAGGATTTACTAACCTATATCAGCGAATATCTTCATTATTGAAATTTGATGGATATGATCAAAGAATATTAAAAAAGACTTTAAGAAAACTATACGATCTCCGTTGTGCAATAGTGCATGGTGGCTATCAAATACACCATCCAATGAGTTCAGCAACATATAGACAATAGGATAGATGAAGATTTATCTGTAACTTTTAATTTAATTCAATACGGATCAAATCTAATAATATCTTCAATACAAGAATTGATAAAAAACAGATGGTATGGGATGAAGATTGAAGAATCGATAGTGGGTGTGGAAATGCCCTAACACGGCGCTCAACCCGACTCGTTTACACTTTGTGGCCTTCGGGCTGCATCGTTGGCTTGCGGGTTAGCTCAACGTGTTAGCAAGACAGTTTTACATTAATTTATGTCCCCGAATGGATCCCCCCCCCCCGAACCCTCTTCTTTGAGCCACTTCGTCTATTTTAAATATCTTGACTTCAAAATGGGACTGCTTTAGAATTAAGAGGATTTTTTTGTCTTGAGGTTTTTGCTCTATCATGTTGGAAAATTTGACAAAAAAGCTTGATGCGGTCTTCAAAAAGATCCGGGGACGAGGTCTTTTAACCGAGAAGAACATCGATGAGGCCCTAAGGGAAGTCCGCCTTGCCTTGCTGGAGGCGGATGTCCATTTTAAGGTGGCCAAATCGTTTATCGAATGGATTCGCGAAAAAGCGGTCGGAAAAGAAATTCTTGAGGGCTTGGCCCCTGGACAGCAGGTGGTCAAGATTGTATGGGAAGAGCTTTCCCGCCTGATGGGAGGAAAGGGGGAGACCATCGCCCTTTCTTCGCAGCCTCCGACATTGATCATGCTGGTCGGGCTTCAGGGCTCTGGAAAAACGACCACTGCCGGGAAATTGGCACGGCGCTTTAAGCGGGAAGGAAAGCGGGTGCTCTTGGTCGCGGGAGATTTACAGCGCCTTGCCGCAGTGTCCCAACTGCAAACGCTTGGAAAGGGATTGGATATTCCGGTTATGGAACCGGGGGCTGAAAAGAACCCTGTCGCCGTGATGAAAAAAGGGGCCGTACGAGGCAAAACTGAAGGTTTCGATGTGGTGATCTTCGATACGGCGGGCCGATTGCAGGTTGACGAGGCCTTGATGGCGGAGTTGGTTCAGATGAAGTCCGGCATCTCCCCGGATGAAATTCTATTTGTGGCCGATGCAATGACTGGTCAAATTGCCGTGAATGTCGCCCAGAAATTTCATCAGGATCTTGGCCTAACCGGGATTATTTTAACAAAGACGGAAGGCGATGCGCGGGGCGGGGCCCTCCTGTCCATTCGGTCTGTGACGGGCGCGCCGATTAAGTTTATCGGGACCGGAGAAAAACTGGAGGATCTTGAACCCTTTCACCCGGACAGAATGGCTTCTCGTATCCTCGGGATGGGCGATGTTCTTTCTTTGGTCGAATTGGCCGAAGAGAGTTATACCAAAGAACAGGCCGAAATCCTCGAGAAAAAGATCCGGAAGGAAGAGTTTACGCTTGAGGACTTTGCACAACAAGTCAAGCAGATGAAGAAGATCGGGGGCATGGGAAAGATAATGGAGATGATTCCGGGTGCGAAGAATATGAAATCTCTTCCTGACCAGAGTAAGATGGAAAAAGAGATGAAGCATGTGGAAGCCATTATTTCATCGATGACCCATAAAGAGAGACGCGTTCCGAGTATTATCAATGGGAACAGAAGGAAAAGAATCTCAAGAGGAAGCGGGACCTCTGTTCAGGATATCAATCGTCTTCTTAAGCAGTTTTATCAGGCAAAGAAGATGTTGAAGCGGATGACTTCCGGTAAGATGAAGGGGCTAGGGCAAATGATGTCGCCCTTTGGATGATGCATGCCCGTCTTTTTCTCCATGGCGGCGTTGCTGTGGTGCTCGAATCCTCACGTATAAACCATACGCTCCGGGTTCTGCGCTCCCCGCGCCTTGCCATAAAAAAAATACGGGCATGCTGAATGGTATGGAACGATGTCCGGATATTGATCCGGCTGAATGTTTAAATGATAATAATAAGGGGGTAGTGCATGGCAGTACGGATTAGATTGACTCGAATGGGAAGACATAAGCGGCCTTTTTACCGGATAGTGGTCGCGGATTCTGAGGCGCCGAGAGACGGGAAGTTTATCGAAATTCTGGGGACTTACGATCCATTGGGGGCCGAAGCCAAGATACAGGTCAAGGAAGAAAAGGCGATCCATTGGCTGAAAAAGGGTGCCACGGTCTCTGATACGGTGAAGTCGATATTCAGTAAGGTGCAATTGTTTAAAAAATTAAAGGAGTCGAACGCATAGGGGACACGTTCAACATCAAAAAGAAGTTGTCCTGTTGGAAATTCTCAATCGTGGCCGAGAATGTCATACACAGTATATGGGGATGATGACGATGAGAGAGCTGATCGAATACATTGCAAAGTCACTTGTAGACAGGCCTGAAAATGTAGCCGTGAGAGAAACCGAAGGTGAAAAGACGACGATTATTGAACTTCGCGTCGCGCAGGAAGACTTGG contains these protein-coding regions:
- a CDS encoding signal recognition particle protein gives rise to the protein MMLENLTKKLDAVFKKIRGRGLLTEKNIDEALREVRLALLEADVHFKVAKSFIEWIREKAVGKEILEGLAPGQQVVKIVWEELSRLMGGKGETIALSSQPPTLIMLVGLQGSGKTTTAGKLARRFKREGKRVLLVAGDLQRLAAVSQLQTLGKGLDIPVMEPGAEKNPVAVMKKGAVRGKTEGFDVVIFDTAGRLQVDEALMAELVQMKSGISPDEILFVADAMTGQIAVNVAQKFHQDLGLTGIILTKTEGDARGGALLSIRSVTGAPIKFIGTGEKLEDLEPFHPDRMASRILGMGDVLSLVELAEESYTKEQAEILEKKIRKEEFTLEDFAQQVKQMKKIGGMGKIMEMIPGAKNMKSLPDQSKMEKEMKHVEAIISSMTHKERRVPSIINGNRRKRISRGSGTSVQDINRLLKQFYQAKKMLKRMTSGKMKGLGQMMSPFG
- the rpsP gene encoding 30S ribosomal protein S16; the protein is MAVRIRLTRMGRHKRPFYRIVVADSEAPRDGKFIEILGTYDPLGAEAKIQVKEEKAIHWLKKGATVSDTVKSIFSKVQLFKKLKESNA
- a CDS encoding KH domain-containing protein, with protein sequence MTMRELIEYIAKSLVDRPENVAVRETEGEKTTIIELRVAQEDLGKVIGKQGRTARAMRTILNAAGTKIGKRCVLEILE
- the gltB gene encoding glutamate synthase large subunit yields the protein MGLPPKQGLYDPRYEKDGCGIGFVVNIKGVRTQDIIKKGFEILENLAHRGAAGCDPCTGDGAGILLQIPHAFLDRATSGIGIHLPPAGAYGIGMVFLPSDPSDRHACEQLFEKTIIDEGQRVLGWRDVPTQEKHLGELARKTLPAIRQVFIARDVLDEKAFERKLYVIRRRMENAVRASAIEEKSLFYIVSLSCQTIVYKGLLLPEQVPLFYPDLSDKETVSALALVHSRFSTNTFPTWPLAHPYRYVCHNGEINTLKGNVNWIRARQGRFHSKLFGDDDLEKLFPIIYEDQSDSACFDNALEFLVMGGRSLPHAMMMLIPEAWAGDPHMDHDRRGFYEYHAAMMEPWDGPAAVAFTDGKVIGATLDRNGLRPARYLVTQDDLAVLSSEAGVLSFKPEEIRAKGRLQPGKMFLVDTEQGRIIDDEEIKSQIASQKPYREWVASNRISVSELPEPLNLLQPDHATLRQRQQTFAYTIEDLKMLMIPMAVTGEEPTGSMGDDTPLAVLSDAPQLLFKYFKQLFAQVTNPPIDPIREHLVMSLITTIGPKANLLGETPEHARRIKVQQPILTNADIEKIRQISDGHFRTITLKMLFLAAKGPKEMVVALDKLCEQATEAIQAGYKFIILSDCGINEEWAPIPSLLAVSAVHHHLIRTSLRTEVGLIVETGEAREISHFALLIGYGAGTVNPYLAFETLTDMAREAYFPEAIDEETAEVKYIKAINKGLLKIFSKMGISTVQSYCGAQIYEAIGLDTETIDRYFAGTASRISGIGIETIAEESLRRHKLAYHTYQPVRQLDFGGEYHYRNQGERHNWNPETIASLQHASQTNSYATYKEFSRIVDDQSKRRSNIRGLLEFKETNPIPIDEVEPASEIVKRFTTGAMSYGAISKESHETLAIAMNRMGGRSNTGEGGEDPERFKDDRNSAIKQVASGRFGVTTHYLVNAKELQIKMAQGAKPGEGGQLPGHKIDEVIAGLRFSTPGVTLISPPPHHDIYSIEDLAQLIYDLKNVNPKAMVSVKLVAEVGVGTVAAGVSKAHADLILIAGGSGGTGAAALSSIKHAGLPWELGLAETQQTLVLNDLRGRTRIQVDGQFKTGRDVIIGALLGGEEYGFSTAPLIVEGCIMMRKCHLNTCPVGIATQDPVLRKKYKGQADHVVNYFFFVAEEVREWMARLGFRKIEEMVGRSDLLRSKKVIDHWKGRGIDLSAILYRPDVPDHVARYCIQKQDHGLEKALDHQLLKIARPALERKEKVRAELPIRNVHRTVGTILSGEIARRYGPAGLPEDTIQFKFTGSAGQSFGAFCVKGLTLTLEGEANDYVGKGLSGGKLIVTPPAASIFPKEETILIGNTVLYGATGGEAYFYGMAGERFAVRNSGATTVIEGIGDHGCEYMTGGVVVVLGKTGRNFAAGMSGGVAFVLNEDHTFERQCNLSLVELEPVRNIADKTLLKETIKKYEQYTKSKRAKHILEQWEMILPHFIKVISVEYKKVLEQRKAQKAKEAAGRG